Proteins from one Hydrogenivirga caldilitoris genomic window:
- a CDS encoding MBL fold metallo-hydrolase, whose translation MVIEVIPVGPLAVNCSVVADDRTGKAIVIDPGADAQKIIEVAKEFEVIGVLNTHGHIDHVGQVKTVKEYFNVPFYLHKEDLYLIEDEIWEGFSRYIGAVPCPPPDEYLEEGMEISVGDLKLRVLHTPGHTPGLCCFYIEDENILIAGDLLFKGSIGRTDLPGGNPEEMKASLKRVFTELPDETIVICGHYEETTIGHERKFNPYLHGGLV comes from the coding sequence ATGGTGATTGAAGTTATACCTGTAGGACCTCTTGCGGTTAACTGCTCTGTGGTAGCGGATGATAGGACAGGAAAGGCTATCGTAATAGACCCCGGCGCAGACGCCCAGAAGATTATAGAGGTAGCTAAAGAGTTTGAAGTTATCGGTGTGCTAAATACCCATGGACATATAGACCATGTGGGTCAAGTAAAAACGGTAAAGGAGTATTTCAACGTCCCCTTCTACCTTCACAAAGAAGACCTTTACCTTATAGAAGACGAGATATGGGAAGGCTTTTCCAGGTATATAGGGGCGGTGCCATGCCCACCACCTGACGAGTACCTTGAAGAAGGTATGGAGATAAGCGTGGGGGATTTAAAGTTGAGAGTCCTTCATACGCCCGGACATACACCCGGACTATGTTGCTTTTATATAGAGGACGAAAACATACTTATAGCGGGAGACCTCCTATTTAAAGGAAGTATAGGGAGGACGGATCTCCCTGGCGGAAATCCAGAGGAGATGAAAGCTTCTTTAAAAAGAGTATTTACTGAACTACCTGATGAAACCATAGTAATATGCGGGCATTATGAAGAGACAACGATAGGACACGAGAGGAAGTTCAACCCCTACCTGCACGGTGGTCTGGTATGA
- a CDS encoding ABC transporter ATP-binding protein, which translates to MSRTIVKVESLYKDIEGRKILKNVSFEVTEREIFSIIGGSGSGKTSITKHIIGLWKPTSGRVLVFGKEVSKLSLQELDELRKNIGYVFQEGALFDSLKVWENVGFYFLEHTNMSRREVRDIALEKLRLVDLDEDVLDLMPSELSGGMRKRVSIARAIATDPKLIIYDEPTSGLDPITSRVIDKLILQLRERTGTTAIVVTHDMISAFTISDRVLVLKKGETVAIGEPEEVLNSPDPFIQEFIGDMKDCLTKQGRGL; encoded by the coding sequence ATGAGCAGAACTATAGTTAAGGTAGAGAGCCTTTACAAGGATATAGAGGGCAGAAAGATACTCAAGAATGTATCCTTTGAGGTAACGGAAAGGGAGATATTCTCCATAATAGGAGGAAGCGGGAGCGGAAAGACCTCTATAACCAAGCACATAATAGGTCTTTGGAAACCAACTTCAGGACGCGTCCTGGTTTTCGGTAAGGAGGTATCAAAACTGTCTCTTCAGGAGCTTGATGAGCTCAGGAAGAATATAGGCTACGTTTTCCAGGAAGGAGCTCTGTTTGACAGTCTTAAGGTATGGGAAAACGTGGGCTTCTATTTCTTAGAACACACGAATATGAGCAGGCGGGAGGTAAGGGATATAGCACTTGAGAAGCTCAGGCTTGTGGACCTGGACGAGGACGTGTTAGACCTTATGCCCTCTGAGCTTTCAGGCGGTATGAGAAAGAGGGTATCAATAGCCAGAGCTATAGCCACCGATCCTAAGCTCATAATTTATGACGAGCCCACGTCTGGTCTTGACCCTATAACGAGCAGGGTTATAGACAAGCTGATACTCCAGCTCAGAGAAAGAACCGGCACAACAGCGATAGTTGTAACCCACGATATGATATCCGCCTTTACCATATCGGACAGGGTCTTGGTCCTTAAAAAAGGGGAAACTGTCGCTATAGGTGAACCGGAGGAGGTCCTCAACTCACCAGACCCCTTTATTCAAGAGTTCATAGGTGATATGAAGGACTGCTTAACTAAGCAAGGCAGGGGTCTCTAA